One window of the Magnolia sinica isolate HGM2019 chromosome 19, MsV1, whole genome shotgun sequence genome contains the following:
- the LOC131234761 gene encoding uncharacterized protein LOC131234761 isoform X5, producing the protein MVTHACKLSLPQAHPTSVVSSLLFEPTSNSLALMCTDSSVLLHHPISLSSPPSPSPSPSSILIPPPSTSASFLRLHPSPDPAAARVVFLAAGPHRSSVLLRAWILRRTEGFAHAQLNIKNGNGKSGASGAILDLSHGFSIKVAGSINVVVVYSASAGKIWVLSARLVDWEDGRTGVDLMKCGVIECTVPICSVFASAGFLFLGQENGVRVFPLRPIVKGRLSRKERDLVRRRVKEDLNGGLLKNRVKNLKNGVIQAVSGNSVIYRKNAGICCNGDLEGVLEDPSDGSEGKAEADYVSAKHKTVKLRQDSGELGSLFVAFKVLEVERSKKLTKHSSTPFKGCHMRRLECTMKVQMLAVLPDISTRTQTVWLSDGCHSVHMTSVADMDAATVGESDKKEEKLMQISAIQAIFTSEKIHDIIPYAANGILILGQGSIFAYAIA; encoded by the exons ATGGTTACGCACGCCTGCAAGCTCAGTCTCCCGCAGGCCCACCCAACTTCGGTGGTCTCGTCCCTCCTCTTCGAGCCCACCTCCAATTCTCTAGCACTCATGTGCACCGATTCTTCCGTACTCCTCCACCATCCGATCTCCCTCTCCTCCCCGCCCTCTCCCTCCCCGTCTCCATCTTCCATTCTCATCCCTCCTCCCTCCACGTCAGCATCCTTCCTCCGGCTCCACCCGTCCCCTGACCCCGCCGCGGCCCGTGTCGTCTTCCTCGCTGCTGGGCCCCACCGCTCCTCCGTCCTCCTCCGCGCTTGGATCCTCCGCAGGACTGAGGGTTTTGCCcatgcccagctcaatatcaagAACGGCAATGGGAAATCAGGCGCTTCCGGGGCCATCCTCGATCTCAGCCATGGGTTCTCGATCAAGGTAGCAGGGTCCATCAATGTCGTCGTCGTCTATTCCGCTTCTGCTGGAAAGATTTGGGTCCTCTCCGCGAGGCTGGTTGATTGGGAGGATGGCCGGACGGGTGTCGATTTGATGAAGTGCGGGGTTATCGAATGCACGGTCCCGATTTGTTCGGTTTTTGCTTCGGCGGGGTTCTTGTTTTTGGGGCAGGAGAACGGGGTCCGGGTTTTCCCGCTGAGGCCAATTGTGAAAGGGCGGCTTAGTAGGAAAGAGAGGGACTtggtgaggagaagagtgaaggAGGATTTGAACGGCGGATTGTTGAAGAATCGGGTGAAGAATTTGAAGAATGGGGTGATCCAGGCAGTTAGTGGAAATTCAGTAATTTATAGGAAAAATGCAGGTATTTGTTGCAATGGTGATTTAGAAGGGGTACTGGAGGATCCGTCAGATGGTTCTGAAGGAAAGGCTGAGGCGGATTATGTTTCAG CTAAGCATAAGACTGTGAAACTGAGGCAGGACTCAGGTGAGCTTGGCTCATTATTCGTGGCATTCAAGGTCCTGGAGGTCGAAAGGTCAAAAA AACTCACCAAGCACAGTTCAACACCCTTCAAAGGTTGTCACATGAGGCGTTTGGAGTGTACCATGAAAGTGCAGATGCTAGCTGTTCTTCCCGATATTTCTACGA GAACACAAACTGTGTGGCTGTCAGATGGATGCCATTCAGTGCACATGACATCGGTAGCTGATATGGATGCTGCTACTGTTGGTGAGAGTGATAAAAAAGAGGAAAAGCTAATGCAAATCTCAG cTATTCAAGCAATATTTACTAGTGAAAAGATTCATGATATCATTCCTTATGCTGCAAATGGGATTTTGATTCTTGGTCAAG GAAGTATCTTTGCCTATGCTATTGCTTGA
- the LOC131234761 gene encoding uncharacterized protein LOC131234761 isoform X6, whose protein sequence is MVTHACKLSLPQAHPTSVVSSLLFEPTSNSLALMCTDSSVLLHHPISLSSPPSPSPSPSSILIPPPSTSASFLRLHPSPDPAAARVVFLAAGPHRSSVLLRAWILRRTEGFAHAQLNIKNGNGKSGASGAILDLSHGFSIKVAGSINVVVVYSASAGKIWVLSARLVDWEDGRTGVDLMKCGVIECTVPICSVFASAGFLFLGQENGVRVFPLRPIVKGRLSRKERDLVRRRVKEDLNGGLLKNRVKNLKNGVIQAVSGNSVIYRKNAGICCNGDLEGVLEDPSDGSEGKAEADYVSGTQTVWLSDGCHSVHMTSVADMDAATVGESDKKEEKLMQISAIQAIFTSEKIHDIIPYAANGILILGQGSIFAYAIA, encoded by the exons ATGGTTACGCACGCCTGCAAGCTCAGTCTCCCGCAGGCCCACCCAACTTCGGTGGTCTCGTCCCTCCTCTTCGAGCCCACCTCCAATTCTCTAGCACTCATGTGCACCGATTCTTCCGTACTCCTCCACCATCCGATCTCCCTCTCCTCCCCGCCCTCTCCCTCCCCGTCTCCATCTTCCATTCTCATCCCTCCTCCCTCCACGTCAGCATCCTTCCTCCGGCTCCACCCGTCCCCTGACCCCGCCGCGGCCCGTGTCGTCTTCCTCGCTGCTGGGCCCCACCGCTCCTCCGTCCTCCTCCGCGCTTGGATCCTCCGCAGGACTGAGGGTTTTGCCcatgcccagctcaatatcaagAACGGCAATGGGAAATCAGGCGCTTCCGGGGCCATCCTCGATCTCAGCCATGGGTTCTCGATCAAGGTAGCAGGGTCCATCAATGTCGTCGTCGTCTATTCCGCTTCTGCTGGAAAGATTTGGGTCCTCTCCGCGAGGCTGGTTGATTGGGAGGATGGCCGGACGGGTGTCGATTTGATGAAGTGCGGGGTTATCGAATGCACGGTCCCGATTTGTTCGGTTTTTGCTTCGGCGGGGTTCTTGTTTTTGGGGCAGGAGAACGGGGTCCGGGTTTTCCCGCTGAGGCCAATTGTGAAAGGGCGGCTTAGTAGGAAAGAGAGGGACTtggtgaggagaagagtgaaggAGGATTTGAACGGCGGATTGTTGAAGAATCGGGTGAAGAATTTGAAGAATGGGGTGATCCAGGCAGTTAGTGGAAATTCAGTAATTTATAGGAAAAATGCAGGTATTTGTTGCAATGGTGATTTAGAAGGGGTACTGGAGGATCCGTCAGATGGTTCTGAAGGAAAGGCTGAGGCGGATTATGTTTCAG GAACACAAACTGTGTGGCTGTCAGATGGATGCCATTCAGTGCACATGACATCGGTAGCTGATATGGATGCTGCTACTGTTGGTGAGAGTGATAAAAAAGAGGAAAAGCTAATGCAAATCTCAG cTATTCAAGCAATATTTACTAGTGAAAAGATTCATGATATCATTCCTTATGCTGCAAATGGGATTTTGATTCTTGGTCAAG GAAGTATCTTTGCCTATGCTATTGCTTGA
- the LOC131234761 gene encoding uncharacterized protein LOC131234761 isoform X1, translating to MVTHACKLSLPQAHPTSVVSSLLFEPTSNSLALMCTDSSVLLHHPISLSSPPSPSPSPSSILIPPPSTSASFLRLHPSPDPAAARVVFLAAGPHRSSVLLRAWILRRTEGFAHAQLNIKNGNGKSGASGAILDLSHGFSIKVAGSINVVVVYSASAGKIWVLSARLVDWEDGRTGVDLMKCGVIECTVPICSVFASAGFLFLGQENGVRVFPLRPIVKGRLSRKERDLVRRRVKEDLNGGLLKNRVKNLKNGVIQAVSGNSVIYRKNAGICCNGDLEGVLEDPSDGSEGKAEADYVSAKHKTVKLRQDSGELGSLFVAFKVLEVERSKSKPAVPASLKAVSIHALSRQRFLILDSVGDVHLLSLNNIFLGSELTKHSSTPFKGCHMRRLECTMKVQMLAVLPDISTRTQTVWLSDGCHSVHMTSVADMDAATVGESDKKEEKLMQISAIQAIFTSEKIHDIIPYAANGILILGQGSIFAYAIA from the exons ATGGTTACGCACGCCTGCAAGCTCAGTCTCCCGCAGGCCCACCCAACTTCGGTGGTCTCGTCCCTCCTCTTCGAGCCCACCTCCAATTCTCTAGCACTCATGTGCACCGATTCTTCCGTACTCCTCCACCATCCGATCTCCCTCTCCTCCCCGCCCTCTCCCTCCCCGTCTCCATCTTCCATTCTCATCCCTCCTCCCTCCACGTCAGCATCCTTCCTCCGGCTCCACCCGTCCCCTGACCCCGCCGCGGCCCGTGTCGTCTTCCTCGCTGCTGGGCCCCACCGCTCCTCCGTCCTCCTCCGCGCTTGGATCCTCCGCAGGACTGAGGGTTTTGCCcatgcccagctcaatatcaagAACGGCAATGGGAAATCAGGCGCTTCCGGGGCCATCCTCGATCTCAGCCATGGGTTCTCGATCAAGGTAGCAGGGTCCATCAATGTCGTCGTCGTCTATTCCGCTTCTGCTGGAAAGATTTGGGTCCTCTCCGCGAGGCTGGTTGATTGGGAGGATGGCCGGACGGGTGTCGATTTGATGAAGTGCGGGGTTATCGAATGCACGGTCCCGATTTGTTCGGTTTTTGCTTCGGCGGGGTTCTTGTTTTTGGGGCAGGAGAACGGGGTCCGGGTTTTCCCGCTGAGGCCAATTGTGAAAGGGCGGCTTAGTAGGAAAGAGAGGGACTtggtgaggagaagagtgaaggAGGATTTGAACGGCGGATTGTTGAAGAATCGGGTGAAGAATTTGAAGAATGGGGTGATCCAGGCAGTTAGTGGAAATTCAGTAATTTATAGGAAAAATGCAGGTATTTGTTGCAATGGTGATTTAGAAGGGGTACTGGAGGATCCGTCAGATGGTTCTGAAGGAAAGGCTGAGGCGGATTATGTTTCAG CTAAGCATAAGACTGTGAAACTGAGGCAGGACTCAGGTGAGCTTGGCTCATTATTCGTGGCATTCAAGGTCCTGGAGGTCGAAAGGTCAAAAAGTAAGCCAGCAGTACCGGCATCTCTAAAAGCTGTTTCAATCCATGCTCTTTCCCGGCAAAGGTTTCTAATCCTGGACTCGGTTGGTGATGTTCACCTCTTGAGCCTGAACAATATTTTCCTTGGATCAGAACTCACCAAGCACAGTTCAACACCCTTCAAAGGTTGTCACATGAGGCGTTTGGAGTGTACCATGAAAGTGCAGATGCTAGCTGTTCTTCCCGATATTTCTACGA GAACACAAACTGTGTGGCTGTCAGATGGATGCCATTCAGTGCACATGACATCGGTAGCTGATATGGATGCTGCTACTGTTGGTGAGAGTGATAAAAAAGAGGAAAAGCTAATGCAAATCTCAG cTATTCAAGCAATATTTACTAGTGAAAAGATTCATGATATCATTCCTTATGCTGCAAATGGGATTTTGATTCTTGGTCAAG GAAGTATCTTTGCCTATGCTATTGCTTGA
- the LOC131234761 gene encoding uncharacterized protein LOC131234761 isoform X2 yields the protein MVTHACKLSLPQAHPTSVVSSLLFEPTSNSLALMCTDSSVLLHHPISLSSPPSPSPSPSSILIPPPSTSASFLRLHPSPDPAAARVVFLAAGPHRSSVLLRAWILRRTEGFAHAQLNIKNGNGKSGASGAILDLSHGFSIKVAGSINVVVVYSASAGKIWVLSARLVDWEDGRTGVDLMKCGVIECTVPICSVFASAGFLFLGQENGVRVFPLRPIVKGRLSRKERDLVRRRVKEDLNGGLLKNRVKNLKNGVIQAVSGNSVIYRKNAGICCNGDLEGVLEDPSDGSEGKAEADYVSAKHKTVKLRQDSGELGSLFVAFKVLEVERSKSKPAVPASLKAVSIHALSRQRFLILDSVGDVHLLSLNNIFLGSELTKHSSTPFKGCHMRRLECTMKVQMLAVLPDISTRTQTVWLSDGCHSVHMTSVADMDAATVGESDKKEEKLMQISAIQAIFTSEKIHDIIPYAANGILILGQGNFCIKPA from the exons ATGGTTACGCACGCCTGCAAGCTCAGTCTCCCGCAGGCCCACCCAACTTCGGTGGTCTCGTCCCTCCTCTTCGAGCCCACCTCCAATTCTCTAGCACTCATGTGCACCGATTCTTCCGTACTCCTCCACCATCCGATCTCCCTCTCCTCCCCGCCCTCTCCCTCCCCGTCTCCATCTTCCATTCTCATCCCTCCTCCCTCCACGTCAGCATCCTTCCTCCGGCTCCACCCGTCCCCTGACCCCGCCGCGGCCCGTGTCGTCTTCCTCGCTGCTGGGCCCCACCGCTCCTCCGTCCTCCTCCGCGCTTGGATCCTCCGCAGGACTGAGGGTTTTGCCcatgcccagctcaatatcaagAACGGCAATGGGAAATCAGGCGCTTCCGGGGCCATCCTCGATCTCAGCCATGGGTTCTCGATCAAGGTAGCAGGGTCCATCAATGTCGTCGTCGTCTATTCCGCTTCTGCTGGAAAGATTTGGGTCCTCTCCGCGAGGCTGGTTGATTGGGAGGATGGCCGGACGGGTGTCGATTTGATGAAGTGCGGGGTTATCGAATGCACGGTCCCGATTTGTTCGGTTTTTGCTTCGGCGGGGTTCTTGTTTTTGGGGCAGGAGAACGGGGTCCGGGTTTTCCCGCTGAGGCCAATTGTGAAAGGGCGGCTTAGTAGGAAAGAGAGGGACTtggtgaggagaagagtgaaggAGGATTTGAACGGCGGATTGTTGAAGAATCGGGTGAAGAATTTGAAGAATGGGGTGATCCAGGCAGTTAGTGGAAATTCAGTAATTTATAGGAAAAATGCAGGTATTTGTTGCAATGGTGATTTAGAAGGGGTACTGGAGGATCCGTCAGATGGTTCTGAAGGAAAGGCTGAGGCGGATTATGTTTCAG CTAAGCATAAGACTGTGAAACTGAGGCAGGACTCAGGTGAGCTTGGCTCATTATTCGTGGCATTCAAGGTCCTGGAGGTCGAAAGGTCAAAAAGTAAGCCAGCAGTACCGGCATCTCTAAAAGCTGTTTCAATCCATGCTCTTTCCCGGCAAAGGTTTCTAATCCTGGACTCGGTTGGTGATGTTCACCTCTTGAGCCTGAACAATATTTTCCTTGGATCAGAACTCACCAAGCACAGTTCAACACCCTTCAAAGGTTGTCACATGAGGCGTTTGGAGTGTACCATGAAAGTGCAGATGCTAGCTGTTCTTCCCGATATTTCTACGA GAACACAAACTGTGTGGCTGTCAGATGGATGCCATTCAGTGCACATGACATCGGTAGCTGATATGGATGCTGCTACTGTTGGTGAGAGTGATAAAAAAGAGGAAAAGCTAATGCAAATCTCAG cTATTCAAGCAATATTTACTAGTGAAAAGATTCATGATATCATTCCTTATGCTGCAAATGGGATTTTGATTCTTGGTCAAG
- the LOC131234761 gene encoding uncharacterized protein LOC131234761 isoform X4, with protein MVTHACKLSLPQAHPTSVVSSLLFEPTSNSLALMCTDSSVLLHHPISLSSPPSPSPSPSSILIPPPSTSASFLRLHPSPDPAAARVVFLAAGPHRSSVLLRAWILRRTEGFAHAQLNIKNGNGKSGASGAILDLSHGFSIKVAGSINVVVVYSASAGKIWVLSARLVDWEDGRTGVDLMKCGVIECTVPICSVFASAGFLFLGQENGVRVFPLRPIVKGRLSRKERDLVRRRVKEDLNGGLLKNRVKNLKNGVIQAVSGNSVIYRKNAGICCNGDLEGVLEDPSDGSEGKAEADYVSAKHKTVKLRQDSGELGSLFVAFKVLEVERSKSKPAVPASLKAVSIHALSRQRFLILDSVGDVHLLSLNNIFLGSELTKHSSTPFKGCHMRRLECTMKVQMLAVLPDISTRTQTVWLSDGCHSVHMTSVADMDAATVGESDKKEEKLMQISGNFCIKPA; from the exons ATGGTTACGCACGCCTGCAAGCTCAGTCTCCCGCAGGCCCACCCAACTTCGGTGGTCTCGTCCCTCCTCTTCGAGCCCACCTCCAATTCTCTAGCACTCATGTGCACCGATTCTTCCGTACTCCTCCACCATCCGATCTCCCTCTCCTCCCCGCCCTCTCCCTCCCCGTCTCCATCTTCCATTCTCATCCCTCCTCCCTCCACGTCAGCATCCTTCCTCCGGCTCCACCCGTCCCCTGACCCCGCCGCGGCCCGTGTCGTCTTCCTCGCTGCTGGGCCCCACCGCTCCTCCGTCCTCCTCCGCGCTTGGATCCTCCGCAGGACTGAGGGTTTTGCCcatgcccagctcaatatcaagAACGGCAATGGGAAATCAGGCGCTTCCGGGGCCATCCTCGATCTCAGCCATGGGTTCTCGATCAAGGTAGCAGGGTCCATCAATGTCGTCGTCGTCTATTCCGCTTCTGCTGGAAAGATTTGGGTCCTCTCCGCGAGGCTGGTTGATTGGGAGGATGGCCGGACGGGTGTCGATTTGATGAAGTGCGGGGTTATCGAATGCACGGTCCCGATTTGTTCGGTTTTTGCTTCGGCGGGGTTCTTGTTTTTGGGGCAGGAGAACGGGGTCCGGGTTTTCCCGCTGAGGCCAATTGTGAAAGGGCGGCTTAGTAGGAAAGAGAGGGACTtggtgaggagaagagtgaaggAGGATTTGAACGGCGGATTGTTGAAGAATCGGGTGAAGAATTTGAAGAATGGGGTGATCCAGGCAGTTAGTGGAAATTCAGTAATTTATAGGAAAAATGCAGGTATTTGTTGCAATGGTGATTTAGAAGGGGTACTGGAGGATCCGTCAGATGGTTCTGAAGGAAAGGCTGAGGCGGATTATGTTTCAG CTAAGCATAAGACTGTGAAACTGAGGCAGGACTCAGGTGAGCTTGGCTCATTATTCGTGGCATTCAAGGTCCTGGAGGTCGAAAGGTCAAAAAGTAAGCCAGCAGTACCGGCATCTCTAAAAGCTGTTTCAATCCATGCTCTTTCCCGGCAAAGGTTTCTAATCCTGGACTCGGTTGGTGATGTTCACCTCTTGAGCCTGAACAATATTTTCCTTGGATCAGAACTCACCAAGCACAGTTCAACACCCTTCAAAGGTTGTCACATGAGGCGTTTGGAGTGTACCATGAAAGTGCAGATGCTAGCTGTTCTTCCCGATATTTCTACGA GAACACAAACTGTGTGGCTGTCAGATGGATGCCATTCAGTGCACATGACATCGGTAGCTGATATGGATGCTGCTACTGTTGGTGAGAGTGATAAAAAAGAGGAAAAGCTAATGCAAATCTCAG
- the LOC131234761 gene encoding uncharacterized protein LOC131234761 isoform X3, with protein sequence MVTHACKLSLPQAHPTSVVSSLLFEPTSNSLALMCTDSSVLLHHPISLSSPPSPSPSPSSILIPPPSTSASFLRLHPSPDPAAARVVFLAAGPHRSSVLLRAWILRRTEGFAHAQLNIKNGNGKSGASGAILDLSHGFSIKVAGSINVVVVYSASAGKIWVLSARLVDWEDGRTGVDLMKCGVIECTVPICSVFASAGFLFLGQENGVRVFPLRPIVKGRLSRKERDLVRRRVKEDLNGGLLKNRVKNLKNGVIQAVSGNSVIYRKNAGICCNGDLEGVLEDPSDGSEGKAEADYVSAKHKTVKLRQDSGELGSLFVAFKVLEVERSKSKPAVPASLKAVSIHALSRQRFLILDSVGDVHLLSLNNIFLGSELTKHSSTPFKGCHMRRLECTMKVQMLAVLPDISTSMLPFIPKECYLHICKHQTKAFHVPKWHACLKTFLFIRNTNCVAVRWMPFSAHDIGS encoded by the exons ATGGTTACGCACGCCTGCAAGCTCAGTCTCCCGCAGGCCCACCCAACTTCGGTGGTCTCGTCCCTCCTCTTCGAGCCCACCTCCAATTCTCTAGCACTCATGTGCACCGATTCTTCCGTACTCCTCCACCATCCGATCTCCCTCTCCTCCCCGCCCTCTCCCTCCCCGTCTCCATCTTCCATTCTCATCCCTCCTCCCTCCACGTCAGCATCCTTCCTCCGGCTCCACCCGTCCCCTGACCCCGCCGCGGCCCGTGTCGTCTTCCTCGCTGCTGGGCCCCACCGCTCCTCCGTCCTCCTCCGCGCTTGGATCCTCCGCAGGACTGAGGGTTTTGCCcatgcccagctcaatatcaagAACGGCAATGGGAAATCAGGCGCTTCCGGGGCCATCCTCGATCTCAGCCATGGGTTCTCGATCAAGGTAGCAGGGTCCATCAATGTCGTCGTCGTCTATTCCGCTTCTGCTGGAAAGATTTGGGTCCTCTCCGCGAGGCTGGTTGATTGGGAGGATGGCCGGACGGGTGTCGATTTGATGAAGTGCGGGGTTATCGAATGCACGGTCCCGATTTGTTCGGTTTTTGCTTCGGCGGGGTTCTTGTTTTTGGGGCAGGAGAACGGGGTCCGGGTTTTCCCGCTGAGGCCAATTGTGAAAGGGCGGCTTAGTAGGAAAGAGAGGGACTtggtgaggagaagagtgaaggAGGATTTGAACGGCGGATTGTTGAAGAATCGGGTGAAGAATTTGAAGAATGGGGTGATCCAGGCAGTTAGTGGAAATTCAGTAATTTATAGGAAAAATGCAGGTATTTGTTGCAATGGTGATTTAGAAGGGGTACTGGAGGATCCGTCAGATGGTTCTGAAGGAAAGGCTGAGGCGGATTATGTTTCAG CTAAGCATAAGACTGTGAAACTGAGGCAGGACTCAGGTGAGCTTGGCTCATTATTCGTGGCATTCAAGGTCCTGGAGGTCGAAAGGTCAAAAAGTAAGCCAGCAGTACCGGCATCTCTAAAAGCTGTTTCAATCCATGCTCTTTCCCGGCAAAGGTTTCTAATCCTGGACTCGGTTGGTGATGTTCACCTCTTGAGCCTGAACAATATTTTCCTTGGATCAGAACTCACCAAGCACAGTTCAACACCCTTCAAAGGTTGTCACATGAGGCGTTTGGAGTGTACCATGAAAGTGCAGATGCTAGCTGTTCTTCCCGATATTTCTACGAGTATGCTACCTTTTATTCCCAAGGAATGCTACTTGCACATCTGCAAGCACCAAACAAAAGCATTTCACGTGCCAAAGTGGCATGCATGTTTGAAAACCTTTCTGTTCATCAG GAACACAAACTGTGTGGCTGTCAGATGGATGCCATTCAGTGCACATGACATCGGTAGCTGA